CTAATAACTTCAAATAAAAGGTATTGGTTTCGTTAGATAATGTAGATATGTTAGTTTGATTAATAGAATTTGGATTGGATTTAGCAAACAAATCTGTTTGATGCTGAGGTTCTACTTTCAATTGTTGTAAAGCTGGTTTCACCCATTCAGCCACTGATTTATTTAATTGGTGTATCAGCTCATGCAGCGGTTTTCCATGCTGTATTTGTCTAATTGCTTTCATTGTTGTTTCAGTTATTGGTAAACCTTTATTATATAGGAACATCGCAGATTGCAACGATTTTTGTATTAAGTTATGATCCTCAGAACTGGGAATGATAGATTGAAACTGTGTAATATTTTCTTTTATAAGAGGAATTCCTTCTTTATGTAAGGTTTGTATCAGTTCTCTGTTAAACGTTGTATTCTTTAGATTAAATCCATTCAATAATTCTGATATAGACTTCTTTTCAATAGGGAATACAGAATGTTCAACTGGCTTTAAATGCAATAAACCGTCAGAAGTTTTTGGTTGAACTTGCAACAATTTATAATCCCCTTGAGTTAAAGTAATTTCTAATTTGGCTTTTAATTGTACTCCATTAATTTGAATTAATGCTTCTTGATTATCCAAAAGCTGAAGCACTAAACCTCTCACAATCTGCCCCTCTTTTAACTGAAGAGTTTTACTATCTGATAACTTTAAATCACCTAATAAATTACGCATTAATACATTAAAGTTCATTAGAATCTCCCCAATAATTCTTAGTAAGTCTATTCAATTTATTATCGGTATAATATCTACAAAAGTGAAGAGGAATGTTGTAGATTGATATCAGTTATGGTCCACCTTATTGGTTTTCAAAAAAGCCCTAAAATTGAAGTGAACCATTCACTTTTAACTTTAGGACTCAACTACGTAACATTTAATATGTTATTATAACTACTGCGTGTTCAAAAAGATCTTACCTCTATAACTGCTTTAGAAAAGAGTTTGTTGTATGTTAACGATATTTTTAAGAAAAGTCCGTCTATGTATCGGGCAAGGCCCATAGTTTAGTATGTGTTCTCTATGTAGCTTCGTTCCGTAACCTTTATGCTTCGCAATATCATATTCTGGATATTCCATATCCCACTGCAAACACATTCGATCCCTTGTCACTTTAGCAACTATGGAAGCAGCAGCTATAGACTGACTTAATTGATCCCCTTTGATGAGTGCTAATTGAGGAATGGGAGTACTAATTTTCTCAGCATCTATTAATAAAAAATCTGGTTGGATGGCTAAATTTTCAAAGGCTTGTTCCATCGCTAATCGTGTAGCTTGTTTTATATTTATATCATCTATTCTGTTTGCATCCACCTTGCCTATACCAATGGCTAGTGCTTTTTCCATAATTTTTTCATAACATATTTCTCTTTTTTTAGGACTTAGTTTTTTAGAATCATTAATACCTTCAATCACTAAATCAATAGGTAAAATAACAGCAGCAGCCACAACGTCACCTAATAAACACCCTCTACCAACCTCATCAATGCCTGCTATGTATTGTTTGTTCTGCTGCCAATAAGTTTTTTCATAACTAATCATTCAAATTCTCCGGTGTCTCCAATGAAAATCTACCTAAGGTGCCGGCTCTCATTTCCCTTAAAATGATGCTTGATGTTTTATCTAGATCAATAATTCCTCCACGTTTAATACAGCCACGCTTTTGTCCGATCTCTTCCATAACAATCACAATTTCGTTCGGATCCTCTAAATCTTCAGGAATATATTCAACATCATATCTTTCCTTTAGTCGATCAGGATAATTCTCAAGGAAATATCTAACAACATAAAATGCCACATCATCTAGGTGTAATAAAGTTTCCTTAATCGCTCCCGTTGCTGCTAATCGCATTCCTACTTTTTGATCTTCAAATTTTGGCCACAAAATACCTGGTGTATCTAGCAACTCCATTTCTAAACCAATTTTAATCCATTGCTGTGCTTTTGTCACACCCGGTTTATCTCCTGTTTCAGCTATCTTTTTCCCTGCTAAACGATTAATTAATGTAGATTTACCTACATTAGGAATGCCAACAATTAAAGATCGAATAGCACGAGGTTTAATCCCTTTTCTCAATTGGGCATCAATTTTATGCTTTATCAACTGTTTTGATCGAGGTAATATCTCGTGTACTTGTGTTCCTGAAATTGAATCAATCGGTAATGCATCTAAATTTTGTTTTTTGAAAAATTTTACCCATTCTGTAGTTACAGAAGGATCTGCTAAATCTGCTTTGTTTAAAAGAACAATCCGTGGTTTATCCTTTAAAATTTCATCAATCATTGGATTTCGACTGGATAGAGGCACTCGAGCATCTAACAGTTCAATTACGATATCAAGCAACTTTAATTTACCTTCAATCTGCCTACGAGCTCTAGTCATATGACCAGGAAACCACTGAATGGTCATTGTAGTTCACCAACTTCATGTGATACAATCCCTAGATCCTGTAAAGGCCAAATCACTAAGTCTGCACGACCAATTACCTGTTCATATGAAATAAAACCAATTAAACTTCGACTATCTTGACTATTTGGACGGTTATCCCCCATCACAAAAACTGTACCTTTTGGAACGACAGCTTTTGGGAAGTCCAAATTATTGTAGCTTCTACCATTTTGTTTAGCTTTTTCTATCTCTTCTTTAATATAGGGCTCGTCTAATCGTTCTCCATTAACAAACACTTCATCCCCTTTTACTTCCACCGTTTCACCTGGCAATGCAATAACTCTTTTAATAAAGTCTTGTTCTTGATTTGCTTTAAATATAATCACTTCACCACGTTCAGGCTCACGAATAGTGTATAGGATTTTATTAACGATTAACTTATCATTATTAAAAAAACTAGGCTGCATTGATTGTCCAGACACTACAGTTGGGGTAAATAAAAAAGAACGTATAATTACAACCAGTGCCACTGCAATTAAAATGGATTTGACCCATTCCCAAGATGTATTCAAAAAAGAATTCGTTTGATTTGTTTTTTCATTATCTATTTTTTCTTCCATATCCATGACCTTTCTGCTTATAGGAATATAATGAATAACCCTTATAAAATTGTAAGATATTATAGGGCTACTGATAAAAAAAGGGACTTGTTTTAGCAAGCCCCCTTCTTTTTTATCTTCTGATTTCTTTAATTCTTGCTGCTTTACCGCGAAGAGCACGTAAGTAATACAACTTAGCACGACGAACTTTACCACGACGAACAACATCAATTTTATCAATTTTAGGTGAATTTATAGGGAACGTTCTTTCAACTCCAACGCCGTAAGAAATTTTTCTTACTGTAAACGTTTCACTGATTCCGCCACCACGTCTTTTGATAACTACACCTTCAAATACCTGAATACGTTCACGAGATCCCTCGATTACTTTAACGTGTACTTTTAAAGTATCACCAGGACGAAAGCTTGGTAGATCTTGACGCAATTGATCTTGTGTAATTTCTCTAACAATATTCATGAGTTAATTCCTCCTTCCAAACAGATGTTCATACCGTCTATAATATAGAAATTAGTCCTATATGTTCTACGAGCAGAGGACCACCTTAGTCAATCACAACAAATTGTATTCTACCATATCATGCTTAAAAACTCAATCTAAATTTTATTCTGAACTTTGATATTTAAGCTCATTTATGTATTTTAGCTGTTCCTTACTTAATTTCACTTTTTCAAGAAGTTCTGGCCTACGTTCCAAAGTTCTTCGGAGAGATTCTTTTTGTCTCCACTCATCAATGTTTTTATGATGACCTGACAATAATACGTCTGGAACATCTAGTCCTCGAAATGATGCTGGTCTTGTATATTGCGGGTATTCTAACAGTCCAGAACTAAAGGAATCGTTCCCAGCAGAGGTTTCATTGCCTAACACGCCAGGTAGTAACCGCACAACACTATCTATGATAACCATTGCAGGGACTTCTCCTCCAGTTAAAATATAATCACCAATAGATATCTCGTCTGTAACTAAATGTTCTCTTATTCTCTCATCATAACCTTCATAGTGACCACAGATAAAAATAAGATGTTCAGCTTTGGAAAGCTCCTCTGCTTTTTTTTGATCGAACTTTTTACCTTGAGGACACATTAAAACGATTTTGGTAGTGGTTTCTCCTTCTGTTGTTATCAGATTTTCTACCGCAGAAAAAATCGGCTCTGGTTTTAATACCATCCCAGCTCCGCCCCCATATGGATAATCATCAACTGTGTTATGTTTATTATTCGCAAATTCACGAAAATTTATAGTATTTAAGGAGACAAGTCCCTTTTCATTGGCTTTACCAAGAATACTTTCACTAAAAACACCGTTAAACATGTGCGGAAATAAGGTTAAAACATCAATTTTCATGATTTATAACATTCCTTCCATCAATCGAATGATAACCTTTTTTTCTTTCACATTTACGTTCAATAAAACATCATCAATGATAGGGACTAACAAATCTTGTCCTTTTTTTCGTTTAACTACCCATACATCATTCGCACCAGGTGTTAATATGTCTGTAATTTCACCAAGCTCTTCATTTTCGTCAGAGAACACCTTGCATCCAATTATTTCATGAAAATAATACTCCTCATCTGGAAGTTCTGACAGTTGATCTTCAGAAATATATAATATGTGATTTTTCAGCTTTTCAACCTCATTGATATGATTAAAATCATTAAACTTCACAATAAATACTCCTTTATGAGGTCTTGCATTTTCTACAATCATCACTTGGTATTTATTTTCATTCTCAAGAAAGACATATAGTTTACTTCCTTTTTTAAATCTGACTTCTGAAAAATCAGACTTTGAGATAATTTTGAGATCCCCGCGTAAACCATGCGTATTTACGATCTTACCTACTCTGTAATATTTTTTATTTTGCTCCATTATCAATCACTCCTACACATCCACAAAAACTCATCATTAATATACCCATAATCAGGGAAGTAAATAAATATGTTTACAGCAAAAAGGTTAGGAAATAGTTCCCCTAACCTTATTGAATAATATCAATGTATACACGTTTTTTATCTTTTACAGCTGCAGATGATACAACTGTACGAAGCGCCTTTGCGATCCGACCTTGTTTACCGATAACTTTTCCCATATCATCGCTATGGACAGATAATTGATAAACTGTTTCACGATCTTTTTGTACTTCATTTACATGAACATCTTCTGGATGGTCTACTAGTGCCTTTACGATCGTTAAAATTAACTCTTTCATAAAAAGCCCCTCCGTATGAAGATATTATTTTTGAAGCTTCTGCTCATGAAAAGTTTTCATGATTCCTGCTTTACTGAATAAATTACGTACAGTATCAGAAGGTTTTGCACCTGTACCAAGCCATTGAAGTGCTTTCTCTTCATTGATAGTTACAGTTGCAGGCTCAGTTAACGGGTTATATGTCCCAATTTCCTCAATGAAACGTCCATCACGAGGAGAACGAGAATCAGATACTACTACACGATAAAACGGTGCTTTGTGTGCACCCATACGTTTTAAACGAATACGAGTTGCCATTATGTTTTCACCTCCTTAACAAAATAACGAAAATTATTTTAGTACAATACACTACCTATCCGAAAGGGAATTTAAATCCTTTTCCTAACTTGGGTTTCTTTCCTTTTTTACCTGGTCCACCCATCATAGAGGAAAACTGCTTCATCATTTTTTTCATATCTTCAAACTGCTTTAATAGTCTGTTGACATCTTTTACAGAGGTTCCACTACCTAAAGCTATTCGTTTACGACGACTTGCATTTAAGATTTCTGGTTTTCGTTTCTCTTCTGTTGTCATGGATTTAACGATCGCTTCTACACGACCTAACTGTTTTTCATCTACATTCAGATTTTTCATATTTTTCATTTTACCCATACCAGGCATCATATCCATAATTTGATCAAGTGGACCCATATTTCTTACTTGCTCCATCTGCTCAAGAAAATCCTCAAATGTAAATTCAGCCTTACGCATCTTACGTTCCATTTCTCTGGCTTTCTCTTCGTCGATGTTCGTTTGTGCTTTTTCAATTAAACTAAGCATATCCCCCATACCAAGTATTCGAGAAGCCATACGATCGGGATAAAACGGTTCAAGCGCATCGATTTTTTCACCCATTGCTGCAAATTTAATCGGTTTACCTGTTACCGCTTTTACAGAAAGGGCAGCACCACCTCGAGTATCACCGTCTAATTTTGTTAAAACAACTCCACTTAATTCAAGCTGTTCATTGAAGCTTTCTGCTACGTTCACAGCATCCTGACCCGTCATGGAATCTACAACCAATAATACCTCATCCGGTTTAACAGTTTCTTTTATATCCTTAAGCTCATTCATTAAATCTTCATCGATATGTAAACGTCCAGCTGTATCAATGATGACATAATCATAGTGATTTTCTTTCGCTTGCTGTAATCCTTGTTTGGCGATGTCTACAGGATTCGCTTTATCACCAAGTGAAAATACAGGTGCTCCAATTTGTTCTCCTAAAATTTGAAGCTGTTTGATTGCAGCTGGTCTATAAATATCTGCCGCAACCAATAGTGGTTTATGGTTTTGCTTTTGTAAATATTTCGCTAGTTTTCCAGTTGTGGTTGTTTTACCAGCACCTTGCAAACCTGCCATCATAATGACCGTTGGAGGTTTGTTGGATTTATTTAATTTACTTTGTGTTTCCCCCATCAAAGAGGTTAATTCTTTATTAACGATATCGATGATAACCATACCAGGCGTAAAACTTTTCATCACTTCTTGCCCAATTGCTTTTTCTTTTACTTTGTTGATGAAATCTTTAACAACCTTAAAGTTTACATCCGCCTCAAGAAGTGCAAGTCTGACTTCACGCATTGCTTCTTTTACATCATTTTCAGAAACCTTCCCTTTTCCTTTTAGCTTTCCAAAAACATTTTGCAATCTACTTGATAATCCTTCAAAAGCCGCCATTCACCTTCCCCCCAATCCTTCATATTTATATTTCATCAATATTTTTAACTTTTTGTATAATGTCTAACATATGTTCATTTTCTTTTAAATCTAAAATGTGATCATTTAATTGATTTATTAAATCATTCCGCTTTATATAGTTTGAAACTAAATGCAATTTGCTTTCATACTGCTCAAGCACTTGTTCCGCCCGTTTAATGTGTTCATATATAGCTTGTCTACTAATTTGAAATTGCTCTGCAATTTCTCCTAAAGAGTAGTCATCTTGAAAATAAAACTTTAAGTATGTTTGCTGCTTCTCGGTAAGTAAGTTTTGATAAAAATCAAATAACAGATTAACTCGATTTGTTTTTTCTAACATTTTTTCAGCAGACATTCTCTCTTCTCCTTCTGTCAAGGAAAATATCCTTACAGTCAAACTTTAATTATCATAAAGGATTTAAGAAACAATGTCAAGTGAATTTACTTGATAGGGTGATCATTCAAAGTAATAATCTCATCTGCTTTTTCTTTAGCATAAACGAAAAAACGGATATCAAATCGTAACGATATGACATCCGTCGACCATTATATATTTTTTATTTATTCCACGGATTCCTCTACTTCTCTTTTCTCTTCATCTTGAATCAATCCCGCAAACAATGCGTGAACAAACTGATCTGAATCAAATTCCTGCAAATCATCCATTTGTTCTCCTAAACCTACAAATTTCACTGGAATATCCATCTCATTCCGGATTGCTACTACAATTCCACCTTTAGCTGTTCCATCCAGCTTAGTTAATACTAAACCTGTAACACCTGTTTTTTCTCCAAATAATTTTGCTTGACTAAGAGCATTCTGTCCAGTTGTAGCATCTAATACAAGCAACACTTCATGTGGAGCATCCGGAACCTCACGTTTAATCACACGATATATTTTATTGAGTTCTTCCATCAGATTTGTTTTATTTTGCAATCTACCTGCTGTATCACAAAGAAGTATGTCAACTTCCCTTTTTTTAGCAGCTTGAACAGCATCGTAGATGACAGCAGCTGGATCTGAGCCTGCTTGTTGTTTCACAACATCTACACCAACACGGTCTCCCCAAACTTCAAGCTGTTCTATTGCCCCTGCACGAAACGTGTCTCCTGCAGCTAACAAAACTTTTTTTCCCTCTGAATTAAAACGATGGGCCATTTTTCCAATCGTCGTAGTTTTACCAACTCCATTTACACCAACAAAAAGAATAACCGTTAATCCGTTATCTTGCAAATTTATACTGTTATCCTCTTTCCCAGATAACAACTCAACAAGTTTTTCTGAAAGGACTGGTTGTAAATCTACTGCATCTTCGATTTTTCTTTTGCGCACTTCGATTCGCAGTTCATCAATCAACTCCATAACTACATTCACGCCTACATCTGCACCGATTAAAATTTCTTCTAGCTCTTCATAAAATTCCTCATCAATTTTTTTACGACGAAGAACTAATGTTTCAATTTTTTCAGTAAATGCTGTGCTCGTTTTACTTAAGCCATCCTTAAACTTTGTTGTTACCTCTTCTGTTTTTTTAGAAATTTTATCTTTCAACTTTTTAAAAAAACTCATAAATACCCTCCATTGTAGTTCTTATTTCTTATATTACTTTATGATGCAGAGAAAAACCCATCTTCCTCTTCATCCAATCGAACAGATACTAATTTGGATACTCCATCTTCTTCCATAGCTACCCCATATAATACATCCGCTTCTTCCATAGTACCTTTACGATGCGTAACAACAATAAATTGTGTCTGCAATGAAAATTCCCTTAAGTATTCGGCGAAACGAGTTACATTCGCTTCATCCAATGCGGCTTCTACCTCATCCAATACACAAAATGGTACAGGTTTTACATGTAATATTGCAAACAATAAAGCGATGGCTGTTAAAGCTCTTTCTCCACCAGATAACAATTGTAGATTTTGCAGTTTTTTCCCAGGGGGTTGTGCAACGATGTCTACACCTGTTTCTAATAAATTTTCTGGATCACTCAATAATAAATCCGCTCTTCCTCCACCAAACAACTTTGCAAATGCTACAACAAAGTTTTTGCGAATTTCTTCAAAAGTTGTAATAAAACGCTGTGACATCTCTTCATCTAATTGCCCTATAACTTGATAAAGTGTATCTTTAGCTTCAATGAGATCTTGTTGCTGTTTCGTCAAAAATTCAAATCGATTATGAATTCGTTCAAATTCGTCAATGGCACCCAAATTTACCTCACCTAACGAAGTGATTTTTCTTTTTAATTGCTTTACCATTTCTTGCGTTTCTACAACATCATTAGGAAGAGAATATTTTTGCTTTGCCAGTTCAAAACTGAGTTCATAGTCTTCAGATAGTTTATTTAATAAGTTTTCCAACTCTACATCCAACCGATTCACTTTTACTTCTACTTGATGTAATTTATCCTCTGTCTGTTTCAGGGCTATTCTTTGTTCTTTTGTTTCATTTTCTTTTAATTCTATCGTCTTTAACCCATCAGCACGTTGTTTTCTTTTAAAAGCTATTTGGTTGGTGCATTCTTGTTTATTTATTTTAAGCAGATTAAATTTTTCAAGTTGTTCTACATGTTCTCTTTCATTTTTTTCAATCTCTGCTTCAAGCTGTTGTTTTGTTTGATCATTTGCATTCATTTCTATCTGTAATTGCGTTAACTCCTGTTGAAAACGTTCCAACTGTTCAATGATAGCTTGTTTCTCCTGGGTAATGGAAGCCACTCTCACTTTTAAATCCGTTAACTCATTCTGTACTTCATCTTTTATAGATTGTTTTGTTTTTTTACTCTCTTCCACTTCCTTCATCACTTGTTGTGTTCTTTCTTCTGTTTGTAAAGATTCTGTTAATTTAATATGTTCTCTTTTTTCTTTATCAATTAACTCCTCTGATTTTTGTAATAATTGTTCAAGTTCTAATTGATTTGAAGAAATTTGCGATTCTTTATGCTCCATTTGTTGTTGATATTGATGAATTTCAGATTGTATTTTCTGTTCCTGCAAACGAAACTGTTCTCCGAGTGCTCGTAACTCTTCCAATTCTGATGAAGTTTTAGAAATTTCCTGCTTTAAATTTTTACTTTTTTCCTGTAATTGATCAAGTTGAACTTGTGAATTTGTAATCTGATGCTCCAATTCCTCAATTTGCCTTTTACGACCTAAGAGATTGGCATTTTTCTTTTGCACACTTCCCCCAGTCATAGATCCGCCAGCATTGACAACATCACCATCTAAAGTTACTACTTTAAACCGATAAGAGCAAGAAGCAGCAATTCGATTAGCATCCTCTAAGCTATCAGCAATAATTACCTGACCCAATAAATTAGAAACGATGGATGAATAAGTAGGCTCAAACTGGATTAAATCTGCAGCTATACCAATAAAACCTTCATTTTGATCCATTTTTTTAATGTCATTTTGAGAAACAGATCGAGGTTTGATAATATCTATAGGTAAAAATGTAGCTCTACCCAACTTTCTCTGTTTCAAGTAAGAGATGGCTTGTCTGCTGTCTTGTTCATTCTCCATGACAATAAACTGAAGAGCACCTCCAAGTGCTGTCTCAACCGCGGTTTCTAACTTAGCAGGAACGTTTACTAATTCAGCTACTGCTCCATGAACACCTCTTAAACCTCCAGAAGTTTGCCCCCTCTTTTTTAGTACTTCTTTAACACCATGAAAAAAACCATCAAAGTCATTTTCCATTTCTTTGAAAGTATCTTTTCTTGAAATTAAAGAATTCAATTTTTGCTGCCATTTTTGTACAGTTAATAAAATATCCTCTAACAATCTTTGTTTCTGCTTAACCTGCTCACTAATTTGAATGTATTTATTTTTCGTATCATTAATTTGATTCTGTATTTGTTCTAAGGAAACTATTGTTGTCTCATGTTTAGTATGAAGCTCATGATGTTGTTCAGTAAAAAGCTTATGTAATTGTTCAAGTTCTTCTTTTTTCTCGTCATTCATTCTTAGTTGTTGAGTTATATTACTGATTTCGTTTTTACTTTGTGCAATTTTATTAATTACTTTTAATAGTGTTTCTTGCAGTTGTTCCTCAGAATCAATATTCAATTCTGATGTTATGCCTAATAAATGTTCTTGTTTTTCATCTAAGTTGTGCTCAGCTTCTTTAAGTTGGTGTAGGATTTTCTCTAATTTGCTTTCAAATGAATTCTGCTCGTTTTGAATATTTTTATGACGTTGGTTTTTTTCAGTTACTAAAATTTCTTGTTGTGTTTTTTGCTGTAATAGATTTTTTTTTCTTTCTTTTAGAACCTCACCAAACCCCTCACTCTTTTCAACCTCTTCACTAAGGTTTAATAAGGTGTTTTGTAATGCATCCAATTCATCCTCTAGTTGTTTTGCAGCCATGCGGTCTTTTTCAATCGTTGCATCATGTTGATTAACAATCGTGGAAAGTTCAATTTGTTTGTTTTGTAATTGGTTTAAAGTTTCTGAGGATGCTTCCCAGTTTTGATGTGAATCTTCAATTCTATATACATAAAGTGATATATCATGTGCTTTTAATTGATCTTTTAATTGTTTATATAAAACAGCTTTTTCAGATTGCTTTTGTAAAGGTTCGATTTGATCCTCTAATTCAGCTATAAGGTCGTATATTCGAAGCAAGTTTTGTTCAGTTTCAGCCAGTTTTTTTTCCGATTCCTTTTTTCTAGTTTTAAACTTTACAATGCCGGAAGCTTCTTCAAAAATTCCTCTTCTCTCTTCTGAACGGTTGCTTAATATTTCTTCAATTTTACCTTGTCCAATGATAGAATATGCTTCTCTACCAATACCTGTATCCATAAAAAGCTCTATAATATCCTTCAAACGACAAGCTTGTTTGTTAATGAAATATTCACTGTCTCCACTCCGATGTATCCGTCTAGTCACTGTAACTTCACTAAAGTCAAGCAATAATTTTTCATCTGAATTATCCAATGTAAGTGAAACTTCGCCGAAGTTTACAGGCTTTCTAATCTCACTACCAGCAAAAATGATATCCTCCATTTTACCACCACGGAGCGATTTTGCTTTTTGCTCTCCTAGCACCCAACGTATGGAATCAGAGATGTTACTTTTCCCACTTCCATTTGGTCCTACAACAGCAGTGATGCCTTGTACAAAATCTAATGCAGTTTTGTCAGCAAAAGACTTAAAACCATATAATTCAATCCTTTTTAAATACATATAAAGGTCTCACCTCATGAATTAATATAACATAATTTCACCCCAAAAAGTGAACTACTTCTTTAGATTCCCAGTTCCTGGATGAACTGGTGTCGATGTTAGCCACACGGACGTGGCTGGTTTAAATCGACCGATTACTTTTGCGGGGACCATTTCTTTAAATGAAAAGAGCGCCAGCAAGTTTTTATACTTGAGGAGCCCTTCTAATAAAACTTTAATTGAACGGATTCTACAAACGCTCATCGATCGATGAATTTACAACTTTTATTATTTATAATTTAATTTTATAAGTGCTTTAGAAGCAGCTTGTTGTTCTGCTTCTTTTTTTGATCGACCTGTACCCTTACCTAGAGATGTGTCATTCATACTGACTTCAGATACAAAAAGTCTTTCATGAGCAGGACCACTTTCATCAACTATTCTATATTTTATTACACCCATATTATGCTGTTGAGTAAATTCCTGAAGCTGTGTTTTGTAGTCTTTTAATTGCGGTTTGCCTTCGCTTGATAACTTAGGGAAAATATACTTTTCTAGAAATGTCTTCACTGCTTCTAAACCTTGATCAAGAAACAATGCCCCCATAAAGGATTCAAATAAATCTGCCAACAGAGCAGGTCTTGCTCTACCACCCGTCAACTCTTCTCCTTTACCGAGAAATGCATAGGCCCCAAAATCTAAAGCTGAGGCAAACTTTTCTAAGGATGGCTCGCAAACAATAGAAGCTCTTAATTTCGTTAACTCTCCCTCTGGTAATCGTCGATAGGTTTGAAATAAATATTCAGAGATCGTTAATTCAAGTACTGCATCACCTAAAAATTCTAATCTTTCATTATCTTCATATTTAGATAAGCGATGTTCATTCACATAGGATGAGTGAGTAAATGCTTGCTTTAATAATTTTTGATTTTTAAAATAAATATCCAACTTTGTTTGTAATTGTTTCAAATCCTGATTCATATATTTCACCACCTAAACGATTAAAGTATGACTACATATAGAAAGATTTAGCTTTTTGTTTCTAATGATCACTACTTTTATTTTATTTTTTTCATAATAATACTGGCGTTATGACCACCAAAACCAAATGAATTAGACAGTGCCACTTTAACATCAGATTTACGAGCTACATTTGCGATGTAGTCAAGATCACACTGGGGATCTTGATCATCTAGATTTATAGTAGGTGGGATCATCCCGTGTTTTAAAGTCAATCCAGTAATAACAGCTTCAAGCCCTCCTGCCGCTCC
The window above is part of the Chengkuizengella sp. SCS-71B genome. Proteins encoded here:
- the ylqF gene encoding ribosome biogenesis GTPase YlqF, which produces MTIQWFPGHMTRARRQIEGKLKLLDIVIELLDARVPLSSRNPMIDEILKDKPRIVLLNKADLADPSVTTEWVKFFKKQNLDALPIDSISGTQVHEILPRSKQLIKHKIDAQLRKGIKPRAIRSLIVGIPNVGKSTLINRLAGKKIAETGDKPGVTKAQQWIKIGLEMELLDTPGILWPKFEDQKVGMRLAATGAIKETLLHLDDVAFYVVRYFLENYPDRLKERYDVEYIPEDLEDPNEIVIVMEEIGQKRGCIKRGGIIDLDKTSSIILREMRAGTLGRFSLETPENLND
- the trmD gene encoding tRNA (guanosine(37)-N1)-methyltransferase TrmD, with protein sequence MKIDVLTLFPHMFNGVFSESILGKANEKGLVSLNTINFREFANNKHNTVDDYPYGGGAGMVLKPEPIFSAVENLITTEGETTTKIVLMCPQGKKFDQKKAEELSKAEHLIFICGHYEGYDERIREHLVTDEISIGDYILTGGEVPAMVIIDSVVRLLPGVLGNETSAGNDSFSSGLLEYPQYTRPASFRGLDVPDVLLSGHHKNIDEWRQKESLRRTLERRPELLEKVKLSKEQLKYINELKYQSSE
- the ffh gene encoding signal recognition particle protein, which gives rise to MAAFEGLSSRLQNVFGKLKGKGKVSENDVKEAMREVRLALLEADVNFKVVKDFINKVKEKAIGQEVMKSFTPGMVIIDIVNKELTSLMGETQSKLNKSNKPPTVIMMAGLQGAGKTTTTGKLAKYLQKQNHKPLLVAADIYRPAAIKQLQILGEQIGAPVFSLGDKANPVDIAKQGLQQAKENHYDYVIIDTAGRLHIDEDLMNELKDIKETVKPDEVLLVVDSMTGQDAVNVAESFNEQLELSGVVLTKLDGDTRGGAALSVKAVTGKPIKFAAMGEKIDALEPFYPDRMASRILGMGDMLSLIEKAQTNIDEEKAREMERKMRKAEFTFEDFLEQMEQVRNMGPLDQIMDMMPGMGKMKNMKNLNVDEKQLGRVEAIVKSMTTEEKRKPEILNASRRKRIALGSGTSVKDVNRLLKQFEDMKKMMKQFSSMMGGPGKKGKKPKLGKGFKFPFG
- the rpsP gene encoding 30S ribosomal protein S16; translation: MATRIRLKRMGAHKAPFYRVVVSDSRSPRDGRFIEEIGTYNPLTEPATVTINEEKALQWLGTGAKPSDTVRNLFSKAGIMKTFHEQKLQK
- a CDS encoding KH domain-containing protein, whose translation is MKELILTIVKALVDHPEDVHVNEVQKDRETVYQLSVHSDDMGKVIGKQGRIAKALRTVVSSAAVKDKKRVYIDIIQ
- the rimM gene encoding ribosome maturation factor RimM (Essential for efficient processing of 16S rRNA) yields the protein MEQNKKYYRVGKIVNTHGLRGDLKIISKSDFSEVRFKKGSKLYVFLENENKYQVMIVENARPHKGVFIVKFNDFNHINEVEKLKNHILYISEDQLSELPDEEYYFHEIIGCKVFSDENEELGEITDILTPGANDVWVVKRKKGQDLLVPIIDDVLLNVNVKEKKVIIRLMEGML
- the lepB gene encoding signal peptidase I, with protein sequence MEEKIDNEKTNQTNSFLNTSWEWVKSILIAVALVVIIRSFLFTPTVVSGQSMQPSFFNNDKLIVNKILYTIREPERGEVIIFKANQEQDFIKRVIALPGETVEVKGDEVFVNGERLDEPYIKEEIEKAKQNGRSYNNLDFPKAVVPKGTVFVMGDNRPNSQDSRSLIGFISYEQVIGRADLVIWPLQDLGIVSHEVGELQ
- a CDS encoding putative DNA-binding protein, whose product is MSAEKMLEKTNRVNLLFDFYQNLLTEKQQTYLKFYFQDDYSLGEIAEQFQISRQAIYEHIKRAEQVLEQYESKLHLVSNYIKRNDLINQLNDHILDLKENEHMLDIIQKVKNIDEI
- the rplS gene encoding 50S ribosomal protein L19 encodes the protein MNIVREITQDQLRQDLPSFRPGDTLKVHVKVIEGSRERIQVFEGVVIKRRGGGISETFTVRKISYGVGVERTFPINSPKIDKIDVVRRGKVRRAKLYYLRALRGKAARIKEIRR
- a CDS encoding ribonuclease HII encodes the protein MISYEKTYWQQNKQYIAGIDEVGRGCLLGDVVAAAVILPIDLVIEGINDSKKLSPKKREICYEKIMEKALAIGIGKVDANRIDDINIKQATRLAMEQAFENLAIQPDFLLIDAEKISTPIPQLALIKGDQLSQSIAAASIVAKVTRDRMCLQWDMEYPEYDIAKHKGYGTKLHREHILNYGPCPIHRRTFLKNIVNIQQTLF